The DNA window CGAGACGCCCCGCGCGGATAGTGTACACCGGCTCCAAGAGCACCGCCGCCTGCTCGGTGCACCCCGCGGCGTCGCTGTGCTCGACGGGCGCCTCGCGGACCCTGAACACGGTCACGTCGGCGCAGGCTCCGGGCCGGAGCGTGCCAATCTCCGCGTCCCGTCCAAGCGCCTTGGCGGGTGCGAGCGTCGATGCCGCGATCACGTCGCGCAGAGACATCCCGAGGTGGAGAAACTTCGCCATCGTCGTCGCCATATCCCGGACAGGATGACGGAGGTTTTGAGTGTGCAGGTCGGTGCTGATCGAATG is part of the bacterium genome and encodes:
- a CDS encoding amidohydrolase family protein, translated to MATTMAKFLHLGMSLRDVIAASTLAPAKALGRDAEIGTLRPGACADVTVFRVREAPVEHSDAAGCTEQAAVLLEPVYTIRAGRLAHAARGTLF